In Xyrauchen texanus isolate HMW12.3.18 chromosome 32, RBS_HiC_50CHRs, whole genome shotgun sequence, the following proteins share a genomic window:
- the rabif gene encoding guanine nucleotide exchange factor MSS4 yields the protein MDDSKQTSSPERSVDPPLLSEDGKNMKSVLCQRCGSKVLCPGMAVFAEKELFLPSMRKKTSIGQSDGTLEGDTLTAHWLVDDMYTFENVGFTKDVGKVKYLICADCEIGPIGWHCVDDKKSFYVALDRVNHE from the exons ATGGATGACAGTAAACAGACTTCCTCTCCCGAAAGATCTGTAGACCCCCCTCTTTTGTCAGAGGATGGCAAAAATATGAAATCAGTTTTGTGCCAACGATGTGGTTCCAAGGTGCTCTGCCCAGGCATGGCAGTGTTTGCAGAAAAGGAG CTGTTTCTGCCTTCAATGAGAAAGAAAACCTCCATTGGCCAGTCAGATGGGACCTTGGAAGGGGACACATTAACAGCTCACTGGCTGGTTGACGACATGTACACATTTGAGAATGTGGGCTTCACCAAAGATGTTGGCAAAGTGAAGTACCTTATTTGTGCTGATTGTGAGATTGGACCTATTGGCTGGCATTGTGTGGATGACAAGAAGAGCTTCTATGTGGCATTGGACAGGGTAAATCATGAATAG